GGTGCGTCCCACCGGCGATCGCGTACGCGAATCGTGGATGAGCATCGTGCATCAGATTCTCCCGGAGGCGCGCGTACTCGATCTGTGTGCGGGAAGCGGTGCGCTTGGACTCGAGGCGCTCTCTCGCGGGGCCGCCAGCTGTGACTTCGTTGAACAGTCGCCCAAAGTGCTCGCCGTCATCCGGGGGAACCTCGAGAAGCTCGGGGGCCATCCGGACGCGCATCTGCATCGCGAGGAGGCGGTGCATTTCGTCGCACGACTCTCCGCCGGCGCGTACGATATCGCCTTTGCGGACCCTCCGTATTCCGCGGAGACGGTACAACGTCTGGTCGATTGCTGGATGGCCGTCCCTTTCGCCAACGTCTTCGGCATTGAACATTCGTCATCGGTGGTTCTGCCGGCACTCGGCGAGACCCGCCGGTACGGCTCCACGTCTCTGACCTTCTTCCGCGCCCCTTCGTGACGCCGTCCCCAGTCGCCTCCGCCGAGCGTGTCGCCCTGTACGCCGGCTCCTTCGATCCCATCACACATGGGCACGAGGACCTGATCCGGCGTACACTGACCTTCGCCGACCGGGTGATCGTCGCCGTGGCGAACAACGTGAGCAAGCAGCCGCTCTTCTCCGTGGACGAGCGTCTGCGCTTCATCTCGGAGATCATGGGGCATGACAGTCGGATCGAAGTGCGCGCGTTCAGTGGACTGCTGGTGGATTTTGCGCGCGAGGTCGGGGCGCAGGTCAACGTCCGCGGGCTTCGCGCGGTCAGCGATTTCGAATACGAATTCCAGATGGCCCTGATGAATCGGCATCTGCTTCCCGAGATGGAAACGGTGTTCATGACGCCGTCGCTCGATACCACGTATATCAGCTCGAGCATGGTCCGCGAGGTGGCGCGATTCGGTGGCGACGTAAGCGGTCTGGTGCATCCGTTGGTCGAGAAGGCGCTCGTGACGCGATTCGCCGAGTTGCGATGAGTACCGTGCCGTCATTCGACGATGCGGCCGGCGCGTTCCTCCGATCCGTGCATGAACGGGCGGCGGCCGCTCCGCGTACGATTCTCTTCCCGGAAGCCACCGACATTCGGACGGTCGAAGCGGTGATCGCGCTCGGCAAGCTCGGATCGGTGGTGCCGGTGCTGGTGCGCCGCAACGATGCGCCGACCGGTGTCGTACCGTCGCGCAGCGTCGAGATGATCGATCCGCTCACGGATCCGCGCACGCCGCGTGTGGTCGAGCATCTGCTGGCGCGTCGCGGGGCGAAGGGACTGAGCCGCGAGGATGCCGAGCGGCTGGCGCGCGATCCACTCTACTTCGCCGATTCGCTGGTCGCGCTGGGCGAGGCCGACGGATGCGTCGCCGGGGCGGTGCACACGACCGCCGATGTCCTGCGCGCGGCCATCTGGACGATCGGCGCCGCGCCGGGGGTACGGACGGTGTCGTCGTCGTTTTATCTGATCGTGCCCCCCTTCCGTGGGAGCGAGACGGAGGTGCTCACGTTCACGGACTGCGCCGTCATTCCCGATCCGACGGCCCGACAGCTGGCGGACATCGCGATTGCGGCCGCCGCCGATCGTCGCCGGATCGTCGGGGATGAGCCGCGCGTGGCATTCCTCTCCTACAGCAGCATGGGCAGTGCCGACGGACCGACCGTGAGTAAGGTGCGCGAAGCAGTCTCGATCGTTCGAGCCGAGGCACCCGGCGTGATCGTTTCAGGAGAGCTTCAGGCCGATGCGGCGCTCCTGCCGGAGATCGCCCGTCGGAAGGCACCGGGCGAAGGCGCCGCGGGGACCGCGAACGTGCTGGTGTTCCCCTCACTCGACGCCGGCAACATCGCCTACAAGCTCGTGCAGCGCGTGGCGCATGGCACGGCGATCGGCCCGATCCTGCAGGGGCTGGCGCGCCCCTGCAGTGACTTGTCGCGGGGGGCCACTTCGCACGACATTGTTCATGTTGCGGCGATTACCGCGTTACAGGCTGGCAATCACGCTCGTTCCTCCACCGCTTCCTGAGCGCCTCATGAGCTTTATCCTGGATCGCAACGACGACGTGCTGCTGGTGGATGTGGAGGGGCAGCTCGTGGTGACGAATCGTCAGGAGTTCAAGCAGGCGATTCTCGACGCGGTCGAGCAAGGCGCCCGCACGGTCGTCATAGACTTCGCCCGGTCGGGCTACATCGATAGCTCAGGCTTGGGCGCGCTGGTCTCACTGAGCAAGCGCGTTCGCGATGCGGGCGGCGACTTGCGGCTTGCGGGACTCAATGAGGATCTGCGCACGCTCTTCGAGCTGACCCGCCTCGACCAGCTTTTCCCGCTCTACGCGACTCGGGCCGACGCGCTCGCGGCGCGCTGACCGCGTGGCGACGCGCCTCACGTCGCGGTCAGTCGGGGGCGCGACGGTCCCCATGACCGGCCCCTCTGCGCCGCGGCCCGTGGTGGAGTCTCCGACGCCAGCGAGCCGGCGATGGACGGTCGCGTCGGATCTCACCTTGATCGAGCCGGTCGTCGAGACGATCGTCGCGCTCTGCGTGGCCGC
This region of Gemmatimonas groenlandica genomic DNA includes:
- the rsmD gene encoding 16S rRNA (guanine(966)-N(2))-methyltransferase RsmD → MRIISGRWRGRRIDAPEGEAVRPTGDRVRESWMSIVHQILPEARVLDLCAGSGALGLEALSRGAASCDFVEQSPKVLAVIRGNLEKLGGHPDAHLHREEAVHFVARLSAGAYDIAFADPPYSAETVQRLVDCWMAVPFANVFGIEHSSSVVLPALGETRRYGSTSLTFFRAPS
- the coaD gene encoding pantetheine-phosphate adenylyltransferase, with the protein product MTPSPVASAERVALYAGSFDPITHGHEDLIRRTLTFADRVIVAVANNVSKQPLFSVDERLRFISEIMGHDSRIEVRAFSGLLVDFAREVGAQVNVRGLRAVSDFEYEFQMALMNRHLLPEMETVFMTPSLDTTYISSSMVREVARFGGDVSGLVHPLVEKALVTRFAELR
- a CDS encoding phosphate acyltransferase; translation: MSTVPSFDDAAGAFLRSVHERAAAAPRTILFPEATDIRTVEAVIALGKLGSVVPVLVRRNDAPTGVVPSRSVEMIDPLTDPRTPRVVEHLLARRGAKGLSREDAERLARDPLYFADSLVALGEADGCVAGAVHTTADVLRAAIWTIGAAPGVRTVSSSFYLIVPPFRGSETEVLTFTDCAVIPDPTARQLADIAIAAAADRRRIVGDEPRVAFLSYSSMGSADGPTVSKVREAVSIVRAEAPGVIVSGELQADAALLPEIARRKAPGEGAAGTANVLVFPSLDAGNIAYKLVQRVAHGTAIGPILQGLARPCSDLSRGATSHDIVHVAAITALQAGNHARSSTAS
- a CDS encoding STAS domain-containing protein produces the protein MSFILDRNDDVLLVDVEGQLVVTNRQEFKQAILDAVEQGARTVVIDFARSGYIDSSGLGALVSLSKRVRDAGGDLRLAGLNEDLRTLFELTRLDQLFPLYATRADALAAR